From a single Salinirussus salinus genomic region:
- a CDS encoding triphosphoribosyl-dephospho-CoA synthase — MTDTVRRSTAENAQLALLLEVSSTPKPGNVDRHRDHDDLRFEHFVAGAVGAREGLDRAAEGAPVGEAFERAVAGMSGQTGGNTQFGAVLLVVPLVRAAAAGDLTPESARAVVGRTGVEDAVGFYRAFEHVDVAVDDPPDDLALPDVRRGGDAAPELRERGLTLSDVMAESAPGDGIAREYTEGFERTFRTADRIREGSGPVTDRAAAAYLAALAAEVDTFVVTTHDRETAEEVRRRARAARDGEEDPEELADELVERGINPGTTADLVAGGLFVALERGLVV, encoded by the coding sequence GTGACCGACACGGTGCGCCGGTCGACCGCCGAGAACGCCCAGCTGGCCCTGCTGCTGGAGGTCTCCAGTACGCCCAAGCCGGGCAACGTCGACCGTCACCGCGACCACGACGACCTCCGCTTCGAGCACTTCGTCGCCGGCGCGGTCGGGGCCCGTGAGGGACTGGACCGCGCGGCGGAGGGCGCGCCGGTCGGCGAGGCATTCGAGCGCGCGGTCGCGGGGATGAGCGGCCAGACCGGCGGGAACACCCAGTTCGGCGCGGTCCTGCTCGTGGTGCCGCTGGTCCGGGCGGCCGCCGCGGGCGACCTGACTCCCGAGAGCGCCCGGGCGGTCGTCGGCCGGACGGGCGTCGAGGACGCCGTCGGCTTCTACCGCGCGTTCGAGCACGTCGACGTCGCGGTCGACGACCCCCCGGATGACCTGGCGCTGCCCGACGTGCGCCGGGGCGGGGACGCCGCCCCCGAACTGCGCGAGCGCGGGCTGACGCTTTCGGACGTGATGGCCGAGAGCGCGCCCGGGGACGGCATCGCCCGCGAGTACACGGAGGGGTTCGAGCGCACCTTCCGGACCGCCGACCGCATCCGGGAGGGGTCGGGCCCGGTCACCGACCGCGCCGCCGCGGCATACCTCGCGGCGCTCGCAGCGGAGGTGGACACCTTCGTCGTGACGACCCACGACCGCGAGACCGCCGAGGAGGTCCGCCGGCGCGCCCGGGCGGCCCGCGACGGCGAGGAAGACCCCGAGGAACTGGCCGACGAGCTGGTCGAGCGCGGGATCAACCCCGGCACGACGGCCGACCTCGTCGCCGGCGGCCTGTTCGTCGCCCTCGAGCGCGGGCTGGTGGTCTGA